The DNA segment CAAAAAGCATACAGAGTGCAAATGTCGCTGATAAAAGTAGTCTAAGCGTAGTTGATGTGCTTGATTTTATTTTTACCTTTAAGGACGAAGGTATTGAGCTAAACTCGGCAAGATCGATGTTTTACTCGCTTACGATATATCCATTTTTTGCACCATTGCTAGTGCTTGTTTTATATTACTACTTGCCCGTTACTGGCAGGTTTTTTAATCTAGCTTTTGTGAGTTTTATCCTTGTCTTGGTAACACTGGTTTTATGGGGAGTATTATTTGTGCTTATTAAATTTTCACAAAGTGCTACTATTTTGCCAGAGATTGGAATTTTGCTACCTATTTTTGCTCTTTTTTGCTACTCTATTTATCTTACAAAAGCTCATCATTAAGCCAAATTTTGGCATTTTTTTTGTAAAATCCCTGAATTTACCAAAGGGCTTTAATGGACTATAGAAATCTTGCAAAAAAATATGGCACACCACTTTATGTTTATGATTTTAACCACATTAGCACTCAATATACCCAGCTAAAAAGTGCTTTTAGTGGTAGAAAATCCCTAGTTTGCTACGCTGTTAAGGCAAACTCAAATCTAAGCGTTTTAAAGCATTTAGCAAATTTAGGAGCTGGATTTGACTGTGTTAGTATTGGCGAAGTAAAACGTGCTTTAATGGCTGGTGCTAAGCCTTATCAGATTATTTTTAGTGGTGTTGGCAAGAGCGATGATGAGATAAAAATAGCCCTACAAAGTGAAATTTTAATGATAAATTTAGAGAGCGAAGCTGAGCTTGATAGGGTCGAAGCCATCGCAAAAGAGCTAAATAAAACAGCACGGATTAGCATAAGAATAAACCCAGACGTCGACGCAAAAACGCACCCCTACATCTCAACTGGACTTAATGAAAACAAATTTGGCGTTGATATAGTAACTGCTAAAAAGATGTATCTAAAAGCCAAAAATTCAGCACACATTGAGCCTGTTGGAGTGCATTTTCATATCGGCTCACAGCTAACTGACACACAGCCAATAATAGACGCTGCCAAAATTGTATCTAAAATTTTAAGTGAGTTAAAATCGCTTGAGATTGATATAAAATTCTTTGATATTGGTGGCGGTGTTGGTATAACTTATCAAGATGAAGAGGCTGTAAATCTTTACAACTATGCACAGGGAATTTTAGCGGCACTAAATGGGCAGGATGTGACGATAGTTTGTGAGCCTGGCAGGTTTATCGTCGGCAACTCAGGCGTTTTAATCACAAGTGTTTTGTATGAGAAATTTAACAAGAATAAGCGATTTGTTGTAGTTGATGCGGCTATGAATGACCTAATTAGACCAAGCCTTTATGACGCTCATCACGGCGTTGAGTTTGTGGGAGAAAATGAGCAAAACTCAACTTGCGATATCGTTGGTCCGATTTGCGAAAGTGGCGACTTTTTGGCTAAAAATATCTGGCTACCAACTTGCAAGAGTGGCGATTTGCTAGTTGTTAAGAGTGCCGGAGCTTATGGTTTTAGTATGAGCTCAAACTACAACACGAGGGTGCGTGCAGCCGAAGTTGGTGTAGAGGACGGCAAAGATAGGCTTATCCGTCGCCGTGAAACCTTTGAGGATTTAGTCGCGTTTGAAACGGAGTTTTTAAAGTAATGCAAGAGTTAAACGAGCTACGAAAAAGTATTGATGAGATTGACGATCTGATTTTAGCTAAGCTTAATGAAAGAATGCAGATTGTTAAGAAAATTGGCGAGTTAAAGCATACAAGTGGCACTCCGATATATCGTCCAGAGCGAGAAAGGGCGATTCTTAA comes from the Campylobacter mucosalis genome and includes:
- the lysA gene encoding diaminopimelate decarboxylase, which translates into the protein MDYRNLAKKYGTPLYVYDFNHISTQYTQLKSAFSGRKSLVCYAVKANSNLSVLKHLANLGAGFDCVSIGEVKRALMAGAKPYQIIFSGVGKSDDEIKIALQSEILMINLESEAELDRVEAIAKELNKTARISIRINPDVDAKTHPYISTGLNENKFGVDIVTAKKMYLKAKNSAHIEPVGVHFHIGSQLTDTQPIIDAAKIVSKILSELKSLEIDIKFFDIGGGVGITYQDEEAVNLYNYAQGILAALNGQDVTIVCEPGRFIVGNSGVLITSVLYEKFNKNKRFVVVDAAMNDLIRPSLYDAHHGVEFVGENEQNSTCDIVGPICESGDFLAKNIWLPTCKSGDLLVVKSAGAYGFSMSSNYNTRVRAAEVGVEDGKDRLIRRRETFEDLVAFETEFLK